From the genome of Dehalococcoidia bacterium:
CAGGCAGCAATAGAGGCTGCTAATCTGGTAGTAGAAGAAATAAAAGAACGCATTGCTATGCTTTGGGAGTGTGAGCCTTCAAAAATAAGCTTCTCTGATGGGCATTTTGAAAATGCAGACGCACCTGATCAAAAGTACAGTTTTAAAGAAGCCGCAGGAAAGCTCGGTCAAACTGGTGGCCCTATTGCCAAAACTGGCACGGTCAACGTCAGAGGGTCTGGCGGAGGAAGTTTCGCTACACATCTAGTTGATTTAGAAGTAGATCCTGCTACAGGGAAAGTCCAAATTCTTCGGTATACTGCAGCCCAAGATGCAGGGAAAGCAGTGCATCCTTCTTATGTGGAAGGGCAATTCCAAGGTGGAGCTGCGCAAGGAATAGGCTGGGCTCTAAATGAAGAATATTACACAACAGGCGACGGGATTATGCTAAACGCAAGTTTTCTTGATTACAGAATGCCCACTGCACTAGATCTTCCAAAAATCGACACCATCATTGTTGAAATACCAAATGTTAATCACCCATTTGGAGTGAGAGGAATTGGCGAAACGGGAATTGTTCCTCCCGCCCCTGCAATTGCGAATGCACTTGCAGACGCTATTGGTACTCGCCTCTACAAGACACCAATGAACCCTGGTCGAATTTTAGAAGCGTTGTCTGATACAAAAAATACGCACGGAACCGTGAGCAACTAAAGATTTTGGCAACAGTATTCATGCAGCCGTCTCTACGAAAACATATTGGAGGAAATACCAGTATTGATGTAGAAGGGGGAACTTTGCGTCAATTAATCAATAACCTTGATTCACTATACCCTGGGATAAAAGGTTTTCTCCTTAACAGTGAAGATACAACCCGACTTGCCAAAGGATTGGCTGCAGTCATTGACGGAGAACCCACCAACATGGGATTACTAACGCCTCTTGAGTCGCATTCGGAAGTGCACTTCCTGCCTGCAATTGCGGGTGGGTAACGCAAAAATTGAGGTCGGTTGGATATAGATTCAATATTACTGACGATGGGAGGGCAAAATGCATCTAGCATCTCGTATGTCTCTTTTAGGAACCGAAACAGCTTTTGAGGCATTGGCACGTGCAAAAGCCCTTGAAGCTGAGGGCCGCGACATTATCTTCTTAGGAATAGGAGAACCCGATTTCGATACGCCCGAGCATATTGTAGCTTCCGCGAAAAGTGCACTGGACACAGGTTACACACATTACGTGCCTTCAGCAGGCATCACTGAAGTTCGAAAAGCTATAGCTGCTGATGCAAGTCGTAGATATGCCCGCGATATTCCCTGGGAAAACATCATTGTTACGCCTGGTGGCAAGCCAATTATGTTCTTCACAATCCTAGCCCTAATTGAAGAAGGAGATGAAGTTCTCTACCCTAACCCTGGATTCCCTATATATGAATCAATGATTCGATTTGCAGGGGGAACTCCGGTTCCCATGCAACTACATGAGCGATTGGGATATAACCCTGATCTGGAAGAGGTACAAGGGCAAGTTAACTCACGAACCAAATTAATAATAGTAAATTCTCCTAATAATCCCTGTGGAAGCGTCATACCAGAAATTGATTTACAAAAAATCTCTATGCTCGCTAAAGATGTAGGCGCAGCTGTACTTTCAGACGAAATTTATAAAGATTTCTATTATGAGGGTACTCATTCATCAATTACTGAGTACCCGGGTATGTGGGATAGAACAATTGTTTTAGATGGGCTGTCCAAGAGCTACGCTATGACTGGGTGGAGAGTAGGGTTTGGTATTTTCCCTGATTTCCTCGTGGAACCAGTCACTAGGCTCGTAACAAATAGTGTTTCATGTACTGCAGCATTCAGTCAGATTGCTTCGGTATCCGCCATTGAATCATCTCAGCAATCAGTTCGGCAAATGGTTGCAGAATTTAAAGAACGAAGAGATCTGCTTGTTGAAGGATTAAACAGTATCACTGGAATTACATGCCCCATGCCAAAAGGTGCGTTTTATGCATTCCCGAATATCACAGGTACAGGATACACAAGCGAAGAGTTTGAGCGAAATATCCTGACTGAAACGGGCATATCTTTACTTTCAGGTACTTCATTCGGGGAATATGGTGAGGGATACGTCCGTATCTCTTTTGCAAATTCACAAGAAAAAATCCGTGAAGCTTTAAAAAGACTTAAGGAATTCCTCGTTCATTAATTACCTTAAGTATTGCCCGCCATTTAAGTCGATACAGGCGCCATTAAGTTGCCTCCAATGTGGAAGTGACATATCCATAATAATTTTAGAAATTTCGTCAGCGCTGACAAAATGTCCCGTAGGTGAGGTTTCTAAATGGCCTTTTATAACATCCGGATCAGTAGCATCATACATGCCAGTGTCTGTGACCATACCTGGTGCAATAACATTAACTCGAGTTCGTGGTGCCATAGATTTTGCTAAAGATTTGGCCAAGGCATGCACCGCACCTTTGCTTGCTCCATATACAGGATCAGCAGAGCCTCTTTGCCCAGCGATTGAACCAAGGAAAATGATTTGGGAATCCGGCGCTAAACAGTGCCTGACTCTTTGGATCGTACGAAATTGACTTGTAAAATTGACCGCTATTACTTCTTCCATCTCTTCATCTAGATATTGAGATAAGTTTTTGCCTAAAGAGACACCGGGTAGAAGAATCAGAAGATCAATAGTCGATATATTCGCAGCAATTGATTCGATATCCGCGACACTGAGCATATCGGCCTTTAGCCAATAAGCCCCCTCTCCCCCTTCAGGAATATTAGTTCTATAAGTGGCAATTACTTCATGGTTGGCATTTACAAAAGTCTTAACTGTTGCAATTCCAATTCCCGATGATCCACCGACTACTAAAACTTTCATCGCTACTCCTTATGCCAAGCTGCCTCTATAAAATAATTACCGCTACAAGTTATCATCTGAAAGAATGGTAAAATCTTACATGTGATCATGCGCCCCTGTAGCTCAGGAGGATAGAGCAGTGGTTTCCTAAACCATGTGCCAGGGTTCGAGTCCCTGCAGGGGTACCATAAATCTGAAAGAAAAAATGGGAGTGAAAAATGCCTATTGAAATCTATGACACCAGAGCTTTTGGCCATGAGAAAAAGAAGAGAACAGTTGTGCTCGACACTAGTAGGTTTCACGCTTGGGTTCATTATTACAAACCCGATCAAATTGATGAAATGCATTGCCATAATCAAGATCAAACTTTTCAAGTGATTGAAGGTGAGCTCACAATGAGCTTCCCTGACGGAGGTACGGCTACTCTTACGCCCGGTATGATGGCCACTATAACGGGTGGATCCTTCTATCAGCTCCATAATAGAGGGGAAGAACCATTAATTATGATTGGCACCAGGTCCGGTGCTGTTGAAAATACCGTTAAAGTTGAGCACGGAACAGGCAGAATTATTAATGAAAGAATTAATTATTCTTCCTGATATGCCTTAAATACAACACATGCATTTTGACCACCAAATCCAAAACTATTTGAAAGTATAGTTTTTACATCAGTTTTTCGAGCTTCGTTGGGCACATAATCCAAGTCACATGATGGATCAGGGGTAGTGTAGTTGATAGTAGGATGAATAATTTGATTAGTTAACGTCTGAATGCAGGCAACCGCCTCCATACCACCGGCTCCTCCAAGTGCGTGGCCAATCATTGATTTTGTTGAACTAATCGGGATCTTATAAGCCAGGTCTCCAAACGCTCTTTTTATGGCCATTGTTTCAGAGGCGTCATTGAGCGGAGTTGATGTCCCATGTGCATTTATATAATCCACTTCATGCGGACCGACGCCTGAATCTTCTAAAGCCCAGCGTATCGCCCTAGCCGCTCCCCCTCCATCATCATCTGGTTGAAATTGATGATTAGCATCGGAGGATTCCCCATGACCTAGTACTTCAGCCAATATTCTTGCCCCGCGTTTTTTTGCATGATCAAGTGATTCAAGAATAAGGATTCCGGCTCCTTCTGCAGGTACAAAGCCGTCTCTGTCTGCATCAAACGGACGACTCGCTTTTTGAGGACTATCATTACGGTTACTAAGAGCTCTCATTACAGAAAACCCTGCGAGACCAAGTTGACTAATCCCAGCTTCAGTTCCTCCAGAAATCATCACTTCTGCACGTCCGAGTCTTATGAGATCAACCGCATGTGCTATGGCCTGAGTTGATGCAGCACAAGCTGTAACTATAGTACTACTTGGTCCTTTTGCACTGAAGTATCGGCTAAGATTTGCTGCAGCCATATTGGGCAAAATCATCGGAAAGAAAAACGGGGAAAGCCTCATACCGCCTCTCTCCACTAATATACGCATACTCTCATCTATGGTTGGAAAACCGCCATTGCCATTCCCTATGCAGACACCCATAGTTTCAGTGTCGATTTTCGAAGGCGTGATACCAGCCTGATCAATTGCTTCAGACGTAGCTACAATCGCAAGTTGAGAAAATCTTGCAAGTCGGCGTGCTTCTTTCCTCTCGATATATTTTTCCGGATCAAATCCCGAAACTTCTCCAGAAATTTGACATGGGTAATCTCTGGGATCTGCTAAAGTCATAGGCCCTACACCCGATACTCCATTAACAAGCCCATTCCAGAAATCGCTTGCATTCTCTCCCAATGGGGTAACCGCACCTATCCCAGTAACAACAACCCGTCTTTTCATTTGATCCATTTTATTACTCTCAGCTTTTGGGGAGACTCAGCTCAGGATACCACTCAGGTGGAATTCCAAAATACCATTCGAGGGCTTCGGCAACTACAAACAAAGAACCGGTAACAATAATCACATCATTCTGTTCGGATGATCGTAATGCTCTATCTATAGCTCTATCCGTCTCTTGCATAATTTCTACAACAGTTCCGTACTTTGAAAAGACATCCTCTACTGTAGCAGGTGATGCTGATCGGGGATGACGTGAATTGACGACGTAGACTTGATCCGCAAAAGCACTCACTTCCGACGCTAATAAATCCAATTGCTTATCTTTAGATGCGCCAAATATCACAGTCACCTTAGATTCAGGGAAATGATCG
Proteins encoded in this window:
- the fabF gene encoding beta-ketoacyl-ACP synthase II, which produces MKRRVVVTGIGAVTPLGENASDFWNGLVNGVSGVGPMTLADPRDYPCQISGEVSGFDPEKYIERKEARRLARFSQLAIVATSEAIDQAGITPSKIDTETMGVCIGNGNGGFPTIDESMRILVERGGMRLSPFFFPMILPNMAAANLSRYFSAKGPSSTIVTACAASTQAIAHAVDLIRLGRAEVMISGGTEAGISQLGLAGFSVMRALSNRNDSPQKASRPFDADRDGFVPAEGAGILILESLDHAKKRGARILAEVLGHGESSDANHQFQPDDDGGGAARAIRWALEDSGVGPHEVDYINAHGTSTPLNDASETMAIKRAFGDLAYKIPISSTKSMIGHALGGAGGMEAVACIQTLTNQIIHPTINYTTPDPSCDLDYVPNEARKTDVKTILSNSFGFGGQNACVVFKAYQEE
- a CDS encoding MoaD/ThiS family protein, which codes for MATVFMQPSLRKHIGGNTSIDVEGGTLRQLINNLDSLYPGIKGFLLNSEDTTRLAKGLAAVIDGEPTNMGLLTPLESHSEVHFLPAIAGG
- a CDS encoding pyridoxal phosphate-dependent aminotransferase, with amino-acid sequence MHLASRMSLLGTETAFEALARAKALEAEGRDIIFLGIGEPDFDTPEHIVASAKSALDTGYTHYVPSAGITEVRKAIAADASRRYARDIPWENIIVTPGGKPIMFFTILALIEEGDEVLYPNPGFPIYESMIRFAGGTPVPMQLHERLGYNPDLEEVQGQVNSRTKLIIVNSPNNPCGSVIPEIDLQKISMLAKDVGAAVLSDEIYKDFYYEGTHSSITEYPGMWDRTIVLDGLSKSYAMTGWRVGFGIFPDFLVEPVTRLVTNSVSCTAAFSQIASVSAIESSQQSVRQMVAEFKERRDLLVEGLNSITGITCPMPKGAFYAFPNITGTGYTSEEFERNILTETGISLLSGTSFGEYGEGYVRISFANSQEKIREALKRLKEFLVH
- a CDS encoding cupin domain-containing protein, which produces MPIEIYDTRAFGHEKKKRTVVLDTSRFHAWVHYYKPDQIDEMHCHNQDQTFQVIEGELTMSFPDGGTATLTPGMMATITGGSFYQLHNRGEEPLIMIGTRSGAVENTVKVEHGTGRIINERINYSS
- a CDS encoding SDR family oxidoreductase, which codes for MKVLVVGGSSGIGIATVKTFVNANHEVIATYRTNIPEGGEGAYWLKADMLSVADIESIAANISTIDLLILLPGVSLGKNLSQYLDEEMEEVIAVNFTSQFRTIQRVRHCLAPDSQIIFLGSIAGQRGSADPVYGASKGAVHALAKSLAKSMAPRTRVNVIAPGMVTDTGMYDATDPDVIKGHLETSPTGHFVSADEISKIIMDMSLPHWRQLNGACIDLNGGQYLR